A single genomic interval of Nitratidesulfovibrio sp. SRB-5 harbors:
- a CDS encoding tetratricopeptide repeat protein has translation MVPQVLGVYVSVRTERTGMGSTSRDVSQKIYWLAACQAAGPDPAGLPERPDGSGRAGKAELAEGGRYILQPLTEAHLPSGLVKELPEADFIEHFLPDADCYEKFIRPAAEALAAYIDDLPTDAPFSVEQFSPLALPFDQQRVLEGLLAVLRGRPGLVPRAHDVPDLRAMLAGMCQLRMVPDFQNRVAGVAIGLRKRGDYAAAEYYYERALAVSGQEDRILFNLARVYYETGRPQQAADCLRRALEANPGLAVAEQFLRFVLTGLRSGAPEGAERPGEAGPDDVGSDDPTSAVSKPDTPVPDTPGA, from the coding sequence ATGGTGCCGCAGGTATTGGGGGTGTATGTTTCCGTGCGCACCGAGCGCACGGGCATGGGCTCCACGAGCAGGGATGTTTCGCAGAAGATTTACTGGCTGGCCGCCTGCCAGGCCGCCGGACCGGACCCGGCGGGCCTGCCGGAGCGTCCGGACGGATCTGGCCGGGCAGGGAAGGCAGAGCTTGCGGAGGGCGGGCGGTACATCCTGCAACCGCTGACCGAGGCACACCTGCCTTCGGGACTGGTGAAGGAACTGCCGGAGGCCGATTTCATCGAGCACTTCCTGCCCGACGCGGACTGCTACGAAAAGTTCATCCGCCCGGCGGCAGAGGCGCTGGCCGCCTACATCGACGACCTGCCGACCGATGCGCCCTTTTCGGTGGAGCAGTTCAGCCCGCTGGCCCTGCCCTTCGACCAGCAGCGCGTGCTGGAAGGCCTGCTGGCCGTGCTGCGGGGCAGGCCGGGGCTGGTGCCGCGCGCACACGACGTGCCCGACCTGCGGGCCATGCTGGCGGGCATGTGCCAGTTGCGCATGGTGCCCGACTTCCAGAACCGCGTGGCCGGGGTGGCCATTGGCCTGCGCAAGCGCGGCGACTACGCGGCGGCGGAATACTATTACGAACGCGCCCTGGCCGTGAGCGGCCAGGAAGACCGCATCCTGTTCAACCTGGCGCGGGTGTACTACGAGACGGGGCGGCCCCAGCAGGCCGCCGACTGTCTGCGCCGCGCGCTGGAGGCCAATCCGGGGCTGGCCGTGGCCGAGCAGTTCCTGCGTTTCGTCCTGACCGGGTTGCGCTCTGGCGCGCCGGAGGGGGCAGAGAGGCCCGGCGAGGCTGGTCCCGACGATGTCGGCAGCGATGATCCTACATCGGCTGTCTCGAAGCCGGACACCCCGGTGCCAGACACCCCCGGCGCGTGA
- a CDS encoding PilZ domain-containing protein, whose protein sequence is MSDDRRVFPRLQLDCPCFVTLRRDAGDLPCMLGNISSGGVMLQLPPFCATDGLPFGEVVSLVEVPKALAEALEGAQGRVAWCSGVQAGVCFDDVLPFNVDDILDMLDEVC, encoded by the coding sequence ATGAGCGACGACCGCCGCGTCTTTCCCCGGCTGCAACTGGATTGCCCCTGCTTCGTCACCCTGCGCCGCGATGCCGGAGACCTGCCGTGCATGCTCGGCAACATCAGCTCGGGCGGGGTGATGCTGCAACTGCCCCCCTTCTGCGCGACGGACGGGCTGCCCTTTGGCGAGGTGGTGAGCCTGGTGGAGGTGCCCAAGGCCCTGGCAGAAGCCCTGGAAGGAGCGCAGGGCCGGGTGGCCTGGTGCAGCGGCGTGCAGGCGGGCGTCTGCTTCGACGATGTGCTGCCCTTCAACGTGGACGACATTCTGGACATGCTGGACGAGGTCTGCTGA
- a CDS encoding YceI family protein, with protein sequence MTTEHRIRRIGLAAARAFVQARTGIVLDVMVPEHFEQRHIPGALQACVHEVVFCDAVAALAPDRAVPVLVYGAGAGSQDGRMAAEKLLRLGHADVRWFAGGLEAWCAAGLPLEGSAPHARPDAHPPVVMPDGTYMLDTAASAIRWTGRNDNGAHHGTVNCAAGSLAFSRGHGTGDLRIDMRSIRDLDIADAALRPVLEAHLASDDFFFTALFPQAALEDMALAPLPSATATTPNYRLTAQFALRGMRRRLALNVALRGVGDAGGLALAGHCDLNRTRWGVLYGSARFFRHLGHHRVDDAISLDFRLVYAPARGR encoded by the coding sequence ATGACCACAGAGCACAGGATTCGCAGGATCGGGCTCGCGGCGGCGCGGGCCTTCGTGCAGGCTCGCACGGGCATCGTGCTGGACGTGATGGTGCCGGAGCACTTCGAGCAACGGCACATCCCCGGCGCGTTGCAGGCCTGCGTGCATGAGGTGGTGTTCTGCGATGCCGTGGCCGCGCTGGCTCCGGACCGGGCGGTGCCGGTGCTGGTCTATGGCGCGGGTGCGGGGTCGCAGGACGGGCGCATGGCGGCGGAAAAGCTGCTGCGGCTGGGCCACGCCGACGTGCGCTGGTTCGCGGGCGGGCTGGAGGCATGGTGCGCCGCAGGCCTGCCGCTGGAGGGCAGCGCACCCCATGCCCGACCGGACGCCCACCCGCCCGTGGTCATGCCCGACGGCACGTACATGCTGGACACGGCGGCATCCGCCATCCGCTGGACAGGCCGCAACGACAACGGCGCGCACCACGGCACCGTGAATTGCGCCGCTGGCTCGCTGGCCTTCTCGCGCGGGCACGGCACGGGCGACCTGCGCATCGACATGCGCTCCATCCGGGACCTGGACATTGCCGACGCCGCGCTGCGCCCGGTGCTGGAAGCGCATCTGGCCTCGGACGACTTCTTCTTCACCGCCCTGTTCCCGCAGGCCGCGCTGGAAGACATGGCCCTCGCGCCGCTGCCCTCCGCCACGGCCACAACCCCCAACTACAGGCTGACGGCGCAGTTCGCCCTGCGGGGCATGCGCAGAAGGCTGGCGCTGAACGTGGCGTTGCGCGGCGTGGGCGATGCGGGCGGTCTGGCGCTGGCCGGGCACTGCGATCTGAACCGCACCCGCTGGGGCGTGCTGTACGGCTCTGCCCGGTTTTTCCGGCACCTGGGCCACCACCGGGTTGATGACGCCATCTCGCTGGATTTCCGGCTGGTGTACGCACCTGCCCGGGGCCGGTGA
- a CDS encoding pirin family protein: MPRDIELVLHGEPVTEGAGVRLRRMFGYYEAPMFDPFLLLDDFRSDRPEDFIKGFPWHPHRGIETITYILRGDVEHGDSMGNKGVISSGDVQWMTAGSGIIHQEMPKGDAHGAMHGFQLWANLPASHKMMEPRYRSITAAEIPVARLPQGVTAKVIAGTVHGAAGAVSGPAADIVTDPGYLDLTIPAGVTHEHPVPHGHTAIVYVIDGTGAIIGTGGESAGEKAGETAVANRTLVLFRRAGDGNPAEGGDSVVVRAGQDGLRLLLFTGRPLGEPVAWRGPIVMNTDAELETAFREVRAGTFIRHPAPAGLDR, encoded by the coding sequence ATGCCGAGAGACATCGAACTCGTCCTGCACGGGGAACCGGTTACCGAAGGCGCGGGCGTACGGCTGCGCCGCATGTTCGGCTACTACGAGGCCCCCATGTTCGACCCGTTCCTGCTGCTGGACGACTTTCGCTCCGACAGGCCGGAAGACTTCATCAAGGGTTTTCCGTGGCACCCGCACCGGGGCATCGAAACCATCACCTACATCCTGCGCGGCGACGTGGAACACGGCGACAGCATGGGCAACAAGGGGGTCATTTCCTCCGGCGACGTGCAGTGGATGACGGCGGGCAGCGGCATCATCCATCAGGAAATGCCCAAGGGCGACGCGCACGGCGCCATGCACGGGTTCCAGCTGTGGGCCAACCTGCCCGCCAGCCACAAGATGATGGAGCCCCGCTACCGCAGCATCACGGCGGCGGAAATCCCCGTGGCGCGGCTGCCGCAGGGCGTGACGGCAAAGGTCATCGCCGGGACGGTGCACGGCGCGGCAGGGGCGGTGTCGGGCCCCGCGGCGGACATCGTCACCGACCCCGGCTACCTGGACCTGACCATTCCGGCGGGGGTGACGCACGAGCACCCCGTGCCGCACGGGCACACCGCCATCGTCTACGTCATTGACGGAACCGGGGCGATCATCGGAACCGGCGGGGAGAGCGCAGGGGAAAAGGCCGGGGAAACCGCCGTGGCCAACCGCACCCTGGTGCTGTTCCGGCGGGCCGGGGATGGCAATCCGGCGGAAGGCGGCGACAGCGTGGTCGTCCGCGCGGGGCAGGACGGCCTGCGCCTCCTGCTGTTCACGGGGCGTCCGTTGGGCGAACCCGTGGCCTGGCGCGGGCCCATTGTCATGAACACCGACGCGGAACTGGAAACCGCGTTCCGCGAGGTGAGGGCGGGCACCTTCATCCGCCACCCCGCCCCCGCCGGGCTGGACCGGTAG
- a CDS encoding aminopeptidase, giving the protein MYDAETLGKYADVMLWGLARGRRAPLRKSDIVLVRFDLPGLPLAEELCGRLHDMGMIPVPRMQPTPRMEHDLYAKANNKRLTTLIPGERDLYSHLGGCITIIAPESLTHLASIEPERIAMAQAARRPLQDIAHLREDMGAYGWTLCIWPTAALAGQAGLSLDDYADEVSRACLLGEADPASTWARVARQAESIRTKLDELGDATLHVEADGTDLRLRVGRMRRWAGVTGRNIPSFELYVSPDWRSVEGVYTADLPSFRSGNIVQGVRLEFRQGRVVRLDAEQGEGFATGQLNSDPGAAMLGEFALVDRRFSRITRFMANTLYDENHGGPHGSMHVALGQSYANTFSGPSDELTADARRDLGFNSSSLHWDLVATTPRKVTAVTPGGIRVVIYEDGEFRL; this is encoded by the coding sequence ATGTACGATGCCGAAACCCTGGGAAAATATGCCGACGTCATGCTGTGGGGCCTGGCGCGCGGTCGGCGCGCGCCGCTGCGCAAGAGCGACATCGTGCTGGTGCGTTTCGACCTGCCGGGCCTGCCACTGGCCGAGGAGTTGTGCGGCAGGCTGCACGACATGGGCATGATTCCCGTGCCGCGCATGCAGCCCACCCCGCGCATGGAACACGACCTTTACGCCAAGGCCAACAACAAGCGCCTGACCACGCTGATCCCCGGCGAACGCGACCTGTACAGCCACCTTGGCGGGTGCATCACCATCATCGCGCCGGAATCGCTCACCCATCTCGCCTCCATAGAGCCGGAGCGCATCGCCATGGCCCAGGCCGCCCGCCGCCCGTTGCAGGACATTGCCCACCTGCGCGAGGACATGGGCGCCTACGGCTGGACCCTGTGCATCTGGCCCACGGCGGCCCTGGCCGGGCAGGCCGGGCTTTCGCTGGACGATTACGCCGACGAGGTGAGCCGGGCCTGCCTGCTGGGCGAGGCGGACCCCGCCTCCACCTGGGCCCGCGTGGCCAGGCAGGCCGAGAGCATCCGCACGAAACTGGACGAACTGGGCGACGCCACCCTGCACGTGGAGGCCGACGGCACCGACCTGCGCCTGCGCGTGGGGCGCATGCGCCGCTGGGCCGGAGTGACCGGTCGCAACATCCCCAGCTTCGAACTGTATGTCTCGCCCGACTGGCGCAGCGTGGAGGGGGTGTACACCGCCGACCTGCCGTCGTTCCGTTCCGGCAACATCGTGCAGGGGGTGCGGCTGGAATTCCGGCAGGGCCGGGTGGTGCGGCTGGATGCCGAACAGGGCGAAGGCTTTGCCACCGGGCAGCTGAACAGCGACCCCGGCGCGGCCATGCTGGGCGAATTCGCCCTGGTGGACCGGCGCTTCTCGCGCATCACCCGGTTCATGGCCAACACCCTGTACGACGAAAACCACGGCGGCCCGCACGGCTCCATGCACGTGGCCCTGGGCCAGTCGTACGCCAACACCTTTTCCGGCCCGTCCGACGAACTGACCGCCGATGCCCGGCGCGACCTTGGTTTCAACAGTTCCAGTCTGCACTGGGATCTGGTGGCCACCACCCCGCGCAAGGTCACCGCCGTCACGCCGGGGGGCATACGCGTGGTGATCTACGAGGACGGCGAATTCCGGCTGTAG
- a CDS encoding tetratricopeptide repeat protein yields MRHSGRAAPGLATGPVPPPSARLRTGLAPLLCGIAILLATAATAHAASTVTVPFGGGLRKESAIVIARSAARRAALREGVPALLEGSAASFAALAAHDPQRRLAVTSAVLTTRVTAVTVEGYPPEVRVAVTVQADPPAYAEPAANPPRPEAAAGNGTPDTAASAPLPTTADAVRAVLRNDPLLELHEEVLRREAALTEEALDAAQATARHVARHGGEDESPFAQRLGALARSLEALDLYRACLSGIAADADGTDGTGGQAHGRAAASGKPVARTTDLTGGQTDSQTGGLTHGQAANGQPSPAVSTMVAFVGGWGLAPEAMLRHMRRAVSLDTRNPLLWNALGEALLLLDRPQDAMEAQDRALKLSPGFARALHARAVCHLRLQMPALAVADASAAIRLRPDVAANWRVRGAAWQVRGEPGPMCDDFYRACALGDCEGLSLARGRGQCRPTPGGTIAPRADGDSSGGGAQNGHNGQDRQDRQDRQNGGTGPSGTSSDAAPVTAVGIAPDATPDGAPGATLNVPQDAALFNEHVPRDFPSAMTPPPATNGTAGTGETGETGGAGETGRDAGRAASLYELPDDSPAPRTLP; encoded by the coding sequence ATGCGCCACTCCGGACGGGCGGCGCCGGGCCTTGCAACGGGCCCGGTTCCGCCCCCTTCCGCCCGCCTTCGCACCGGGCTTGCCCCGCTGCTCTGCGGCATCGCCATCCTGTTGGCGACAGCCGCCACCGCGCACGCCGCCAGCACCGTCACGGTGCCCTTCGGCGGCGGCCTGCGCAAGGAATCCGCCATCGTCATCGCCCGTTCCGCCGCGCGCCGGGCCGCGCTGCGCGAAGGCGTGCCCGCACTGCTGGAAGGTTCCGCCGCATCCTTCGCCGCCCTGGCCGCGCACGATCCGCAACGCCGCCTGGCCGTGACGTCCGCCGTGCTGACCACCCGCGTCACCGCCGTCACCGTGGAAGGGTACCCCCCCGAGGTCCGCGTGGCCGTGACCGTGCAGGCAGACCCGCCCGCATACGCGGAACCCGCCGCCAATCCCCCCCGGCCCGAGGCCGCTGCCGGAAACGGCACGCCGGACACGGCGGCATCCGCCCCGTTGCCAACCACCGCCGATGCCGTCCGCGCCGTGCTGCGCAACGACCCGCTGCTGGAACTGCACGAAGAGGTGCTGCGCCGAGAGGCCGCCCTGACCGAAGAGGCGCTGGACGCGGCCCAGGCCACCGCCCGCCACGTGGCCCGCCACGGCGGCGAGGACGAAAGCCCCTTTGCCCAGCGGCTGGGCGCGCTGGCCCGCTCTCTGGAGGCCCTGGACCTGTACCGTGCCTGCCTGTCCGGCATTGCCGCCGACGCGGACGGGACGGACGGCACGGGCGGACAGGCACACGGCAGGGCCGCTGCGTCCGGAAAGCCCGTTGCCCGGACAACCGACCTGACAGGCGGCCAGACAGATAGCCAGACAGGCGGCCTGACGCATGGACAGGCAGCCAACGGCCAGCCATCCCCCGCCGTCTCCACCATGGTCGCCTTCGTGGGCGGTTGGGGCCTTGCGCCGGAAGCCATGCTGCGCCACATGCGCCGCGCCGTCTCGCTGGACACGCGCAACCCGCTGCTGTGGAACGCGCTGGGCGAGGCCCTGCTGCTGCTCGACCGTCCGCAGGACGCCATGGAGGCGCAGGACCGCGCCCTGAAGCTGTCGCCCGGCTTCGCCCGCGCCCTGCACGCGCGCGCCGTGTGCCACCTGCGCTTGCAGATGCCCGCCCTGGCCGTGGCCGACGCCTCTGCCGCCATCCGCCTGCGGCCCGACGTGGCCGCCAACTGGCGGGTGCGCGGGGCCGCATGGCAGGTGCGCGGCGAACCCGGTCCCATGTGCGACGATTTTTACCGGGCCTGCGCCCTGGGCGATTGCGAAGGTCTGAGCCTGGCGCGCGGGCGCGGGCAATGCCGCCCGACACCGGGCGGGACCATTGCACCCCGCGCGGACGGCGACTCCAGCGGAGGCGGCGCGCAGAACGGCCACAACGGGCAGGACCGACAGGATCGGCAGGACCGGCAGAACGGGGGCACCGGGCCAAGCGGAACCAGTTCCGACGCCGCGCCCGTGACCGCCGTCGGGATTGCCCCCGATGCCACGCCGGATGGTGCGCCCGGGGCCACCCTAAACGTTCCGCAGGACGCCGCACTGTTCAACGAGCATGTCCCACGCGATTTCCCATCCGCCATGACGCCGCCCCCCGCGACCAATGGAACGGCCGGGACAGGCGAAACAGGCGAAACGGGCGGAGCGGGCGAAACGGGGCGCGATGCGGGACGGGCAGCCAGCCTGTACGAGTTGCCGGACGACAGCCCGGCCCCGCGCACGCTGCCCTGA
- a CDS encoding GyrI-like domain-containing protein: MEVRIERLPELRVAGIRVLGPYAESGPKAWKLLTPWIARRQVTSASTMFLGLCHDDPEITPPERIRYDAMVTVPEDFEPDDYVIVRVIRAREYAVAVHKGPYATLPWSWSALYWEWLPASGRTPLGAPRMEAYLNDPGATPEDELLTRLYLPLAPL; the protein is encoded by the coding sequence ATGGAAGTGCGCATCGAACGCCTGCCAGAACTTCGCGTGGCCGGCATCCGCGTGCTCGGCCCCTATGCCGAATCGGGGCCGAAGGCGTGGAAGCTGCTCACGCCGTGGATCGCACGGCGGCAAGTGACCAGCGCCTCCACCATGTTCCTGGGGCTGTGCCACGACGACCCGGAAATCACCCCGCCGGAGCGCATCCGCTACGACGCCATGGTCACCGTGCCCGAAGACTTCGAGCCGGACGACTACGTCATCGTGCGGGTCATCCGCGCGCGGGAATACGCCGTGGCCGTGCACAAGGGCCCCTACGCCACCCTGCCGTGGTCGTGGTCGGCGCTGTACTGGGAATGGCTGCCCGCCAGCGGGCGCACCCCACTGGGCGCACCCCGCATGGAGGCCTATCTCAACGATCCCGGCGCCACGCCCGAAGACGAGCTGCTGACCCGCCTCTACCTGCCACTGGCCCCGCTGTAA
- a CDS encoding HU family DNA-binding protein yields the protein MTKAELVEKIRAKAGLASKVQAEGALDATIAVLADALAAGESVTFTGFGSFKVTERAARKGRNPRTGEEITIPSGKVVKFTPGKLLKDSVK from the coding sequence ATGACCAAAGCTGAACTGGTTGAAAAGATCCGCGCCAAGGCCGGTCTTGCCTCCAAGGTCCAGGCCGAAGGCGCCCTTGACGCCACCATCGCCGTGCTCGCCGACGCCCTGGCCGCTGGCGAATCCGTGACCTTCACCGGCTTCGGCAGCTTCAAGGTGACCGAACGCGCCGCGCGCAAGGGCCGCAACCCCCGCACCGGCGAAGAAATCACCATTCCTTCCGGCAAGGTGGTGAAGTTCACCCCCGGCAAGCTGCTGAAGGATTCCGTGAAGTAG
- a CDS encoding helix-hairpin-helix domain-containing protein → MNDSGRRKEAVQDDHGATRPKGTGKVGNRPASRPGHPFAGLRSVGPATRRDLDLLGVHTLAELAAADPQELYDRLCAVTGQRHDPCVLDVFACAVAQARDPHLPAARRDWFAWTPHRKAGTLPEALPPRPGKAAK, encoded by the coding sequence ATGAACGACAGCGGGCGCAGGAAGGAAGCCGTGCAGGACGACCACGGAGCCACAAGGCCGAAAGGAACGGGCAAGGTCGGCAACCGCCCCGCATCGCGCCCCGGGCATCCTTTTGCCGGGTTGCGTTCCGTGGGACCGGCAACCCGGCGCGACCTTGACCTGCTGGGCGTGCACACCCTGGCCGAACTTGCGGCGGCAGACCCGCAGGAACTGTACGACCGGCTGTGCGCGGTCACCGGGCAGCGCCACGATCCGTGCGTGCTCGATGTGTTCGCCTGCGCCGTGGCCCAGGCCCGTGACCCGCATCTGCCCGCCGCCCGGCGCGACTGGTTCGCCTGGACGCCCCACCGCAAGGCGGGAACCCTGCCCGAGGCCCTGCCCCCGCGCCCCGGCAAGGCCGCGAAATAG
- a CDS encoding glycerate kinase, with product MTPEQRAVLDHILSRALDAVAPDRAVHRHVRRNGNILHIAGRDYDLSAHERVYVVGAGKGAAPMAAALEDILGDRVHDGVVVVKYGHTAPLKRIALREAAHPVPDAAGERAANEILDLVRTAGPRDLVLCALTGGASALTPALQPGITLDDMRAATTLLLECGATIHEINALRKHLSAFGGGNLARAAAPARVVSLIISDVVGDDLDVIASGPTSPDVSTYADCKSIADRFGILHRLPGPVVERLTAGLRGMAAETPKPGDPVFGAVQNCIVASNRLALEAAAEAAAAHGYRPRILTDTMTGEARVRARELVEEAASAAEGLPHPEGPFCLLAGGETTVTITGGGLGGRNQEMALAAAIRMDELADCQHIAMLCAGTDGTDGPTDAAGGYASGSTLCVARQCGVDAHGHLADNDAYHFLDRTGHLLRTGPTLTNVMDLAVLLVDAPKGKPAA from the coding sequence ATGACCCCCGAACAGCGCGCCGTCCTCGACCATATCCTGTCCCGCGCCCTAGACGCCGTGGCCCCCGACCGCGCCGTGCACCGCCACGTGCGCCGCAACGGCAACATCCTGCACATCGCGGGGCGCGACTACGACCTTTCGGCCCACGAGCGGGTCTACGTGGTGGGCGCGGGCAAGGGCGCGGCCCCCATGGCCGCCGCGCTGGAGGACATCCTGGGCGACCGGGTGCACGACGGCGTGGTGGTGGTGAAGTACGGGCACACCGCACCGCTGAAGCGCATCGCCCTGCGCGAGGCCGCCCACCCCGTGCCCGACGCCGCCGGGGAGCGCGCCGCCAACGAAATCCTGGACCTGGTGCGCACGGCGGGCCCGCGCGACCTCGTGCTGTGCGCCCTTACCGGCGGGGCCAGCGCGCTCACCCCGGCGCTGCAACCGGGCATCACCCTGGACGACATGCGCGCCGCCACCACGCTGCTGCTGGAATGCGGGGCCACCATCCACGAGATCAACGCCCTGCGCAAACACCTGTCCGCCTTCGGCGGGGGCAACCTGGCCCGCGCGGCGGCCCCGGCGCGGGTGGTTTCGCTGATCATCTCCGACGTGGTGGGCGACGACCTTGACGTCATCGCCTCCGGCCCCACCTCGCCCGACGTGTCCACCTATGCCGACTGCAAATCCATCGCCGACAGGTTCGGCATTCTGCACAGGCTGCCGGGGCCGGTCGTCGAACGGCTGACGGCGGGCCTGCGCGGCATGGCGGCGGAAACGCCCAAGCCCGGCGACCCGGTGTTCGGCGCGGTGCAGAACTGCATCGTGGCCAGCAACCGGCTGGCGCTGGAAGCGGCGGCGGAAGCAGCCGCCGCGCACGGCTACCGCCCGCGCATCCTTACCGACACCATGACCGGCGAGGCGCGCGTGCGCGCCCGCGAACTGGTGGAGGAAGCAGCCAGCGCCGCCGAAGGGCTGCCCCACCCGGAAGGGCCGTTCTGCCTGCTGGCGGGCGGCGAAACCACCGTCACCATCACCGGCGGGGGGCTTGGCGGGCGCAACCAGGAAATGGCCCTGGCCGCCGCCATCCGCATGGACGAACTGGCCGACTGCCAGCACATCGCCATGCTCTGCGCGGGCACCGACGGCACCGACGGCCCCACCGACGCCGCCGGGGGCTACGCATCGGGCAGCACCCTGTGCGTTGCCCGCCAATGCGGGGTGGACGCCCACGGACACCTTGCCGACAACGACGCCTACCATTTCCTGGACCGCACCGGACACCTGCTGCGTACCGGCCCCACCCTGACCAACGTCATGGACCTGGCCGTGCTGCTGGTGGACGCGCCCAAGGGCAAGCCCGCCGCATGA
- a CDS encoding BON domain-containing protein, with protein sequence MKRRILSAVVPVLLLAASVLALSGLGGCAVYSVPQDERTVGTMVDDSTIRSSIKTDLMQRDASDGYAVKVYSYAGRVFLVGEVPSSFRDPAVAIARKVKGVRSVTTHWFDPGTGHTADDLAVATKVRTNLIAEKALSSTQIDLEVYGGQVVLLGMVRAQADVDRAVMVARAVSGVRSVKSYLIP encoded by the coding sequence ATGAAACGCCGTATCCTTTCCGCCGTCGTTCCGGTGCTGCTGCTGGCGGCCTCGGTGCTTGCGCTTTCCGGCCTTGGCGGCTGTGCCGTCTATTCCGTGCCGCAGGACGAACGCACCGTGGGCACCATGGTGGACGACAGCACCATCCGCTCTTCCATCAAGACCGACCTCATGCAGCGCGATGCTTCCGACGGCTACGCCGTGAAGGTGTACAGCTACGCCGGGCGGGTCTTTCTGGTGGGCGAGGTGCCGTCGTCGTTCCGCGACCCGGCGGTGGCCATCGCCCGCAAGGTCAAGGGCGTGCGCTCCGTGACCACCCACTGGTTCGACCCGGGCACCGGCCACACCGCCGACGACCTGGCCGTGGCCACCAAGGTGCGCACCAACCTCATTGCCGAGAAGGCCCTCAGTTCCACCCAGATCGACCTTGAAGTGTACGGCGGCCAGGTGGTGCTGCTGGGCATGGTGCGCGCGCAGGCCGACGTGGACCGCGCCGTCATGGTGGCACGCGCCGTGAGCGGCGTGCGTTCGGTGAAGTCGTACCTGATCCCGTAG
- a CDS encoding rubredoxin, giving the protein MQKYKCPCGYVYDPSEGDPEHGVGPDTPFADLPEDWVCPWCDAEKEYFEPVQ; this is encoded by the coding sequence ATGCAGAAATACAAGTGCCCCTGCGGCTATGTGTACGACCCTTCCGAAGGCGACCCCGAGCATGGCGTGGGCCCCGATACCCCCTTCGCCGACCTGCCCGAGGACTGGGTGTGTCCGTGGTGCGACGCGGAGAAGGAATACTTCGAGCCCGTGCAATAG